The Stigmatella ashevillena genomic sequence TGGCCTTCCTGGCACCTGCTCTTCTTCCCGGTCGTTGTCCTCATCCAGCTCTGCGTGACGATGGGGCTTGCCTACCTCATCTCCGCCATCAACGTGACGTTCCGGGACTTGCAGCAGATCGTCGCCAACCTGCTGACGATGTGGTTCTTCGTCACGCCCATCTTCTACCGGACGTCGACCGTGCCCGAGCAGTTCCGGGATCTGGTGGTCCTCGCCAATCCCATGGCGGTGATGGTCACCTCGTACCAGGCCATCTTCTATGAGCATCAGATGCCCGCCCCGGGACCGCTGCTGATGTGGTTGGGTATCGCGCTCGTGCTCCTGGCCGTGGCGTCCAGCATCTTCGAGCGGCGGCGTGAGGAGTTCGCGGAGGTCGTTTGAGCCAAATGCGCACCATGGACGCCATCGTCATCCGCAATGTCGTCAAGAGCTTCCGCAAGAGCACCGTCCGGCGCGAATACACGACGATCAAGTCGGAGTTGGTGCGTTGGGTGATGGGCCGGAAGGACCGGGGTGAGAAGACCTCCATCGAGGCGCTGCGCGGAATCGACCTGGTCATCCCCCGGGGAAAGACGGTGGGCATCCTGGGCCGCAATGGCTCTGGAAAGAGCACGCTGCTCAAGCTGATGACGGGCATCTACGCGCCCACGTCGGGGAGCATCGAGATCAACGGGCGGGTCTCCGCGTTGCTGGATCTCGGCGCGGGGTTCCACCCGGACTTCTCGGGCCGGGAGAACATCCTCATCAACGGCATCATCCTGGGCATGTCCCGGGCCGAGGTTCGCGAGCGGATGGACGACATTATCGCCTTCAGCGAACTGGGGGACTTCGTCGACGAGCCGGTGCGCACGTACTCGAGTGGCATGTACATGCGGCTGGCCTTCTCCGTCGCCACCCACGTGGATCCGGACATCCTCATCGTCGATGAGATTCTCGCCGTGGGAGACGAGCACTTCGGCAAGAAGAGCCTGGCGAAGATGATGGAGTTCAAGAGGGCCGGAAAGACGATCGTCCTCGTGACGCATGACATGGGCACCATCGAGCGGTGGTGTGACACGGCCGCCTGGCTCGATGCGGGGCGCATCCGCCGCGTCGGCACGCCGGAAGAAGTCGTTCAGGACTATCGCCGCGCCGTGGCCCTGGCCGAGGAGCAATCCCAGGTGATGGTCCCCGCCGCCATCGCCGCCGATGGCGGGGCCCTGCCCACGTTGGACTCCCCGAAGGAGGAAGTGTCCACCGCCACGCCCGTGGTGAAGATCGCCGCCGTGCGCCTCACCGGCCGTGAGGGCGTGGAGGCCCAGGAGGTGGACACGGAAGAGGGGCTCTCGTTCCATGTGGACTTCACGGCGCTTCAGCCCGTGGAGGACGTGGACTTCGTCGTCGCGCTCAGGCGGGTGGATGGTCTGCTCGTGTATCAGACGAGCACCGCGGCCGAGGCACTCCCCCTGCCGCAACCCCTGGCGAAGAATGGCTCGTTGGTCCTGCTCATCGAGCGGGTGGGGCTGACGGCGGGCGACTACACCTTCGATGTCTCCGCCCGCTCCCGTTCGGGGGAGGGCTATGACGTGCGCCGGGGGGTCTGCCCCTTCACGGTGCGCTCGGCCATTTCGGATGAAGGCATCGCGCGGCCGGTTCACCGCTGGCGCGTGGAGAGTGAAGGCGCCGCCCGGCTCGAGCTTTTGCCGAGGTGGGTTGGCTCGTGACGGCGGGCGGGCCGGGAACGAGCGCCCCGCTCTGGGTCGGTGTGGTTCTCTACCAGAACACACCTCGCGAGCTGGAGCGGTTGTGCGCGGCATTGCAGTTGAACCGGGAGACTCCGGGAGCGCCCGTGTTCCGGACCGTCTGGTGGGACAACTCCCCGTCCGATGGGCTGCGCGCGGAGCTGGCGCGGCTTGCCCCAGGGGAGGACTACCACTTCACCGGGGAGAACCTCGGCTTTGGCGCGGCGCACAACCGCTTGATGCGGGAAGCCTTCGCGTCTCCTTCCACGCGCTCCTATGTGTGCCTCAACCCGGACGGGGTGCCGCACGCGCGCTGTCTCGTGGAGCTGGAGGCAGAGGCGGAGCGGCCCGGGAAGACGGGGCTCGTCGAGGCGCGCCTGTTTCCGGATGAGCATCCCAAGCCCTACGAGCCGGTGACGCATGAAACGCCCTGGTGCTCGGGGTGCATGTTGCTCGTCACCCGGCGGCTGTTTCAGGAGGCGGGTGGCTTCGACGAGCGCTTCTTCATGTATTGTGAGGACGTGGATCTCTCCTGGCGAGCCCGTGCCGCGGGCTTCTCCATTCGCGTGGCCCCACGGGCGCTCATTCACCACTACACCGTGGATCGGGCGCTGACGCCGGGCCGCGAGCGCAGCGTCCGCCGCAGCGCGGCGCTGCTGGGCGCCAAATACGGTGATGCGGCGTTCACCCGGGACCGTCTGGCCGAATATCGGGCCCTGGGGGGGGAGCCCTTCGAAGGGCCCACCGTGGCCCGTCCCGAGCCCGCCCTGGCGCGGATTGCCGACTTCCGGCACCTCTACACATTCGCGGAGTCACGATGGTGAACACTCTTGGCAAGGCCCTGGAAGACATGAAGGTGGTGGAGCCTCTG encodes the following:
- a CDS encoding glycosyltransferase family 2 protein, producing MTAGGPGTSAPLWVGVVLYQNTPRELERLCAALQLNRETPGAPVFRTVWWDNSPSDGLRAELARLAPGEDYHFTGENLGFGAAHNRLMREAFASPSTRSYVCLNPDGVPHARCLVELEAEAERPGKTGLVEARLFPDEHPKPYEPVTHETPWCSGCMLLVTRRLFQEAGGFDERFFMYCEDVDLSWRARAAGFSIRVAPRALIHHYTVDRALTPGRERSVRRSAALLGAKYGDAAFTRDRLAEYRALGGEPFEGPTVARPEPALARIADFRHLYTFAESRW
- a CDS encoding ABC transporter ATP-binding protein, with the protein product MRTMDAIVIRNVVKSFRKSTVRREYTTIKSELVRWVMGRKDRGEKTSIEALRGIDLVIPRGKTVGILGRNGSGKSTLLKLMTGIYAPTSGSIEINGRVSALLDLGAGFHPDFSGRENILINGIILGMSRAEVRERMDDIIAFSELGDFVDEPVRTYSSGMYMRLAFSVATHVDPDILIVDEILAVGDEHFGKKSLAKMMEFKRAGKTIVLVTHDMGTIERWCDTAAWLDAGRIRRVGTPEEVVQDYRRAVALAEEQSQVMVPAAIAADGGALPTLDSPKEEVSTATPVVKIAAVRLTGREGVEAQEVDTEEGLSFHVDFTALQPVEDVDFVVALRRVDGLLVYQTSTAAEALPLPQPLAKNGSLVLLIERVGLTAGDYTFDVSARSRSGEGYDVRRGVCPFTVRSAISDEGIARPVHRWRVESEGAARLELLPRWVGS